A window of the Cryptosporidium parvum Iowa II chromosome 7, whole genome shotgun sequence genome harbors these coding sequences:
- a CDS encoding Rab7 GTPase, translated as MSMVQSKSNRKRVLLKVIILGDSGVGKTSLMNQYVNSKFSTQYKATIGADFLTKDIVIDNKLVTLQIWDTAGQERFQSLGVAFYRGADCCALVYDMTNPKSFEGLDAWREEFLIQATPKDPNSFPFVVLGNKLDLDQKSRKVSSQKASAWCKSKNIEYFETSAKNATNVDAAFEEIGRRALYRETSEDQVYIPEPLTLNNNNQQHHEIGFGGCSC; from the exons ATGTCAATGGTCCAAAGTAAATCAAATCGCAAGAGAGTGCTTTTGAAGGTGATTATTCTGGGAGATAGCGGAGTTGGGAAGACTTCATTAATGAATCAGTATGTGAACAGCAAATTTTCGACTCAGTATAAGGCCACAATCGGGGCTGATTTTCTTACTAAAGACATCgtaattgataataagCTTGTAACTTTGCAG ATTTGGGATACTGCAGGTCAAGAAAGATTTCAATCTTTGGGAGTAGCTTTTTATAGAGGAGCTGACTGTTGTGCGTTGGTTTACGATATGACAAACCCAAAATCTTTTGAAGGATTAGATGCTTGGAGAGAAGAGTTTCTGATTCAAGCAACTCCAAAAGACCCAAACTCTTTTCCTTTTGTTGTTCTGGGAAATAAGTTGGATCTTGATCAGAAATCTAGAAAAGTTAGTTCCCAAAAAGCTTCAGCATGGTGTAAATCTAAAAACATTGAATACTTTGAAACTTCTGCAAAAAATGCAACGAACGTAGATGCTGCGTTCGAAGAAATTGGTCGAAGAGCACTTTATAGAGAAACTTCTGAAGATCAAGTCTACATTCCAGAGCCATTAActctaaataataataaccaACAACACCACGAAATCGGATTTGGGGGCTGTTCTTGTTAA